The Candidatus Limnocylindrales bacterium genome has a window encoding:
- a CDS encoding NADH-quinone oxidoreductase subunit D, translating into MSDLSKELKTKHMFLNMGPSHPAMHGIIRIILELDGETVVNSEVEIGYLHRCFEKHAENSTYNQVIPYTDRLNYVSPLINNVGYALAVEKLLGIEVPERCKYIRVIMSEISRITDHLTCIGASAMELGAFTAFLYMIKARELLYELIEAVTGARLTISYTRVGGVKADLPEGFAQRTKQAFAKVREILDEVDKLLTRNRIFMDRMKGVGVISKEDAISYGFTGPLLRALGVEYDVRKANPYLVYDRLDFKIPLGSNGDNYDRYLVRMAEMEQSMRIVEQALEQIPSGPINVDHRGEILIQPADMVDRAKLGQTKDLLITEISLSPNLEGSEEKVYPAINANEKRVVLPPKEETYGNIEGLMNHFMLIMDGWGIRPPKGEVYFPVEGANGELGFYIISDGTDKPYRVRVRPPCFQLTAALPKMINGGMVADIIPTFGSINMIGGELDR; encoded by the coding sequence GTGTCAGATCTGAGTAAAGAACTTAAGACAAAACATATGTTTTTAAACATGGGTCCCTCGCATCCGGCCATGCATGGGATTATCCGTATCATATTGGAACTGGACGGGGAGACGGTGGTCAATTCCGAGGTAGAGATCGGATACCTCCACCGGTGCTTTGAGAAACATGCAGAAAACAGTACCTACAACCAGGTAATTCCTTATACGGACCGGTTAAATTATGTGTCTCCACTGATTAATAATGTAGGCTACGCCCTGGCGGTGGAGAAACTTCTGGGAATAGAGGTCCCCGAGCGATGTAAATATATCCGGGTTATCATGAGTGAGATTTCCCGGATTACAGATCACCTGACCTGTATCGGAGCCTCTGCCATGGAGTTGGGTGCCTTTACGGCCTTTCTTTATATGATCAAAGCCCGGGAGCTCCTCTATGAGCTTATCGAAGCGGTGACCGGAGCTCGATTGACCATTTCGTACACCCGGGTAGGTGGCGTAAAGGCAGACCTGCCGGAAGGATTTGCCCAAAGGACGAAACAGGCCTTTGCAAAGGTCCGGGAAATCCTGGATGAGGTCGACAAGCTTCTCACACGGAACCGCATTTTTATGGACCGAATGAAAGGAGTGGGTGTCATTTCCAAAGAAGATGCCATCAGTTATGGGTTTACAGGCCCTCTCCTTCGAGCCTTGGGGGTGGAGTATGATGTACGAAAAGCCAATCCTTATTTGGTTTACGACAGGCTAGACTTTAAAATTCCCCTGGGTTCCAACGGGGATAATTACGACCGGTACCTGGTTCGCATGGCAGAAATGGAACAAAGTATGCGAATTGTAGAGCAGGCTTTGGAACAGATACCTTCAGGACCTATCAACGTGGATCACCGGGGGGAGATTTTGATACAACCAGCGGATATGGTCGATCGAGCCAAATTGGGACAAACTAAAGATCTCCTTATTACGGAGATTTCCCTTTCACCCAATTTGGAAGGATCCGAGGAAAAGGTCTATCCGGCCATTAATGCCAACGAAAAACGGGTTGTCTTACCTCCCAAGGAAGAAACCTACGGCAATATCGAAGGACTCATGAATCACTTCATGTTGATTATGGATGGGTGGGGAATCCGACCCCCCAAAGGGGAAGTTTATTTCCCTGTGGAAGGAGCCAATGGAGAGTTGGGGTTTTATATCATCAGTGATGGAACCGATAAACCGTACCGCGTACGGGTCCGACCTCCGTGTTTTCAATTAACCGCAGCCCTCCCTAAGATGATCAATGGCGGCATGGTTGCCGATATTATTCCCACGTTCGGGTCTATTAACATGATTGGAGGAGAATTGGATCGATGA
- a CDS encoding NADH-quinone oxidoreductase subunit C produces the protein MSDESLTLQLLKEQFPDKIIETHSYRGDDTAIVKKEAILEVLKFLKEDARLKYNFLMDLAGVDYLTYKKDPRFEVVYHLYSLEYNRRVRIKAPVDEDDPVIDSATPLWEAANWYEREVWDMFGIKFRGHPNLKRLLMYEEFVGHPLRKDYPINKRQPLIGPKI, from the coding sequence ATGAGTGACGAAAGCCTTACCCTTCAGCTCCTGAAAGAGCAATTCCCGGATAAAATTATAGAAACCCATTCTTATCGTGGGGATGATACGGCCATTGTAAAGAAGGAAGCCATTCTGGAAGTTCTAAAATTCCTTAAAGAAGATGCCCGGTTGAAATATAATTTTTTGATGGATCTGGCCGGAGTGGATTATTTGACCTATAAAAAGGACCCTCGGTTTGAGGTGGTGTATCATCTTTACTCGTTGGAGTATAACCGACGTGTACGGATCAAAGCTCCGGTTGATGAAGATGATCCGGTAATTGATTCTGCAACCCCGCTATGGGAGGCTGCTAACTGGTATGAGCGCGAAGTTTGGGATATGTTTGGAATTAAATTTAGGGGCCACCCCAACCTCAAACGGTTGTTGATGTATGAAGAGTTTGTCGGACATCCTCTCAGAAAGGATTATCCCATAAACAAACGCCAACCCCTTATAGGACCAAAGATTTAA
- the mgtE gene encoding magnesium transporter, with product MSSKLQQDKMEDSFTSDELREAWPLLLTVDRVEFFKQLPQEDAEEFFFSLQAREQLELLLALKPTERRTWMRLLEPDDAADVIQEAPPEEREGLLALLDDTTRKEVSALLAYAEDEAGGLMNPRYARVRPDMTVDEAISYLRKQARERVETIYYAYVLDAQQHLLGVVSFRELFSAQGNKKIRDVMRTDVISVPEDMDQEAVSRLLAQYDLMAIPVVDGEGRMKGIVTVDDIVDVVQEVATEDIQKIGGMEALDAPYLRIEFWRMIKKRAGWLSALFLGEMLTATAMSYYEQEIARAVVLALFIPLIISSGGNSGSQASTLVIRAMALEEIRLRDWWRVLFREFLAGIALGVILGTIGLMRILLWPSKQTIYGEHYLMVGLTVACSLIGVVTFGTLAGSALPFILRRLGFDPASASAPFVATLVDVSGLVIYFTIASLILKGTLL from the coding sequence ATGTCATCTAAGCTTCAACAGGATAAAATGGAGGATTCTTTTACCTCCGATGAGCTTCGGGAAGCATGGCCTCTGCTTTTAACGGTAGATCGTGTGGAGTTTTTTAAACAGCTGCCTCAGGAAGATGCCGAGGAGTTCTTCTTCAGTTTGCAGGCCAGAGAACAGTTAGAGCTTTTATTGGCCCTTAAGCCGACAGAACGCCGGACCTGGATGCGATTGCTGGAACCGGATGATGCAGCGGATGTGATTCAAGAAGCCCCTCCCGAGGAAAGAGAGGGCCTTCTTGCCCTTCTCGATGATACCACCCGCAAGGAAGTGTCTGCGCTTCTTGCCTATGCCGAGGATGAAGCCGGTGGATTGATGAATCCCCGTTATGCCAGAGTCCGTCCGGATATGACCGTGGATGAGGCCATCAGTTACCTGCGAAAGCAAGCGCGGGAACGGGTTGAGACCATTTATTATGCTTATGTATTGGATGCCCAACAGCATTTGCTGGGAGTCGTATCGTTTCGTGAGCTTTTCTCAGCCCAGGGGAATAAAAAAATTCGGGATGTGATGCGCACCGATGTGATCTCTGTACCCGAGGATATGGATCAGGAAGCGGTAAGTCGTTTATTGGCCCAGTATGACCTGATGGCTATTCCGGTTGTGGATGGTGAAGGACGTATGAAGGGGATTGTAACTGTGGATGACATTGTAGACGTCGTTCAGGAGGTGGCCACAGAAGATATTCAAAAAATCGGTGGTATGGAGGCCCTGGATGCTCCCTATCTAAGGATTGAGTTCTGGCGTATGATCAAGAAGCGGGCCGGCTGGCTTTCCGCTCTTTTCCTGGGTGAGATGCTGACCGCTACGGCCATGAGTTACTATGAGCAGGAAATTGCACGGGCCGTTGTACTGGCTCTTTTCATCCCGCTGATTATCAGCAGTGGGGGAAATTCAGGCTCCCAGGCCTCTACTCTGGTGATTCGGGCTATGGCCCTGGAAGAGATCCGACTACGGGATTGGTGGCGAGTACTTTTTCGGGAGTTTTTGGCAGGGATCGCCTTGGGGGTTATTTTAGGAACCATCGGTCTCATGCGTATTCTCCTGTGGCCGTCTAAACAAACCATCTACGGAGAACATTACCTCATGGTTGGCCTTACCGTTGCCTGTAGCCTGATCGGTGTGGTAACCTTTGGAACCCTCGCCGGTTCTGCACTTCCCTTCATCCTCAGACGATTGGGATTTGACCCGGCCAGTGCCTCCGCTCCGTTTGTGGCAACCCTGGTCGATGTTTCCGGACTCGTTATCTATTTCACTATCGCCAGTCTCATATTAAAAGGAACCCTGCTGTAA
- a CDS encoding ATP-binding protein gives MPETTNPIWLRYGMAISVVILALLLTYGLWPLIEPSADPLFFAAVTISSWYGGLGPGLWATFLSAWMIDYFFMPPTHSLTFGLDDMLELSVFVLVALLISSLTETRRRLEKELKQRVAELAEADKRKNTFLAMLAHELRNPLTSSLNAVQILRLENTHNPDLRWPVEVVERQLRHMNRLVEDLLDISRITCGKIELCKELLDLTTVVTHALDTSRPFIEARKHKVSVSLPSEPLYLEADPVRLEQVLVNLLNNAAKYTDPGGQIWLTVYREGEKAVLRVRDTGIGIPPEMVDRIFDLFTQVNGSQDRLRGGLGIGLTLVRSLVELHGGKISAYSAGPGQGSEFVVQLPLLSVSPETPWKKFQPASGGKNPPHRRILVVDDNTDAAVSLGKLLKLWGHEVQIAQDGPTAIELATSYRPEVVLLDIDLPGINGYEVARRFRQEPQLSQVVLIALTGYGQKEDPQRAREAGFDHHFTKPINLRALQRALEFPG, from the coding sequence ATGCCGGAAACAACAAACCCCATCTGGTTACGTTATGGAATGGCTATATCAGTTGTGATTCTGGCTCTGTTGTTAACTTATGGGTTATGGCCACTGATTGAACCAAGCGCCGATCCATTGTTTTTTGCGGCTGTGACCATTAGTAGCTGGTATGGAGGCCTGGGACCGGGATTATGGGCAACCTTTCTATCTGCTTGGATGATCGACTATTTTTTTATGCCTCCAACCCACTCCCTGACTTTTGGATTAGATGATATGCTGGAGCTTAGTGTATTTGTGCTCGTAGCTCTTTTGATCAGTTCCCTTACTGAGACCCGGAGGCGATTAGAGAAAGAGCTTAAACAGCGGGTGGCAGAACTGGCAGAAGCCGATAAACGCAAAAATACCTTTCTGGCCATGCTCGCCCATGAGCTACGCAACCCTCTTACCTCTAGCTTGAATGCTGTTCAAATATTGCGTCTGGAAAATACCCATAACCCAGATCTCAGGTGGCCTGTAGAAGTGGTGGAACGACAGCTTCGGCACATGAACCGATTGGTTGAAGATCTGCTGGATATTTCCCGAATCACCTGTGGGAAAATCGAGTTATGTAAGGAACTTCTGGACCTGACCACGGTTGTCACTCATGCCTTGGATACCAGCCGTCCTTTTATCGAAGCCCGTAAACATAAGGTATCGGTTTCTTTACCTTCAGAACCTTTGTATCTAGAAGCCGATCCTGTTCGGTTGGAGCAGGTTCTGGTCAACCTGTTAAATAATGCCGCCAAATATACAGATCCCGGGGGTCAGATCTGGCTGACGGTTTATCGAGAAGGAGAAAAGGCCGTACTTCGGGTGCGAGATACCGGAATAGGCATTCCTCCAGAGATGGTGGATCGTATTTTTGATCTCTTCACGCAGGTGAATGGCTCTCAAGATCGATTACGGGGAGGTCTGGGAATAGGACTTACGCTGGTACGGAGTCTGGTAGAACTGCACGGTGGAAAGATCTCTGCTTACAGCGCAGGCCCGGGCCAGGGAAGTGAATTTGTTGTCCAACTACCCCTTTTGTCGGTTTCGCCAGAAACCCCCTGGAAAAAATTTCAACCTGCCTCCGGGGGCAAGAACCCTCCCCATCGACGCATCCTGGTGGTAGACGACAATACCGACGCGGCGGTTAGTTTGGGTAAGCTCTTGAAGTTATGGGGCCATGAGGTCCAGATCGCCCAGGATGGCCCAACGGCCATTGAGTTGGCGACCTCTTATCGACCGGAAGTTGTGTTACTGGATATTGATCTACCGGGAATAAACGGCTACGAAGTAGCCCGACGATTTCGACAGGAACCTCAGCTCTCTCAGGTAGTATTGATCGCCTTGACAGGCTATGGACAAAAAGAAGACCCACAACGAGCCCGAGAAGCCGGCTTTGACCATCACTTTACCAAGCCGATAAATCTTAGAGCTCTTCAACGGGCTTTAGAATTTCCAGGATAG